The sequence below is a genomic window from Lycium ferocissimum isolate CSIRO_LF1 chromosome 9, AGI_CSIRO_Lferr_CH_V1, whole genome shotgun sequence.
CCTATTCTTGGCATCAACTTACAGTGGAACAGACCGTAAACCTTataaaaccaacaaaaaaaaaatcgataatAAACAGAGATATCCCTACGGTCCTACCCCTATCCCCAAGTCATGGGTACAAAATATAGTATTTGCCAACTACTATAGTTAACTGAcatttatttcatgattatatCACTGAAATACACAACCAAAAGAATCTTGAACACGTATACAAATATTAGAAGCATTTACGCAGATGAAGCAAACACTCATAGATGATGAACCACAATCCCAAGGTTCTTAAGGAAACAGATAAAGGAGGACTTTGCACCCATCAAGTCCTAGGTTACTAAAATCCACACCTCTTAAACCAGTTCTCTGAGAAAAATAGGCGTTTACAACCTCAGCAATGATTCTATGTAACAGCATTAACATCACAATATCACTGTTTGGGAGAAGGCAGATTAGTCAACAAATATATCAGTTTGACCTACTTTTATGACCAGGGATATCACTAGGCCGTAGGGTTTGCTGGCTTGGGCTTCATACAAACTTTATATCTCATAATTTGATAAGAACATTTGTACAGACTCAACATATTTActaataaaatgaaaagaacaattctttataagaaaaaaataaaaaatgaaaagagcaTTCCCTTGGACATAATGCAAAAAACCCATtcaaaatcataatatcattttttttttttttttgttgaagtaAGTTGTTGCATTAAAAAGCATCAAAAAGATGCGTGAATGATTACAAATCATATGGTTATAACTCCAaatagtgcaaaaaaaaaaactagtatgAGCTGGGAGTTAAGAACCAGAAGCAAAAACTCAAGGCTGTTAAGTCACTGAGAGTGAGCTGATAAAATCTAATGACATCATTTACAGGGGAAAGATTGCTCCGACTAAAAAGATTCATCAAACACTTGGGCCTAAGAGAGCAGTTAGGAGCTGAGATCCCATCAAAACATCTTTTGTTCCTTTCTGTCCATATACACCAAAAAATACATGCTGGAATCATAATATCATGTCTAATATTATATGCATCAGTTGGCTATAAAAGAGATCCCCATGGAATTTTGGAACAAATCAACTTTCTAAGCAGACTGGATTCTAAAAAGACAGACAAATGAAATCACTTTGTATGTCCAAATAAAAGTgacaaattgaaacaaaatacATTTCATTAAACGCAAGCAAGAAAGTCGTAAACCTGAACATACAGTAAATGCAACGGGATGCAAAGTGATGACCCGTTGCATAATCCCAATCATATAATACTCCCACTAAAGATCTTCCGGACATAAATATAACCACGTTCGtacttttttttcactttcagtacattcaaacaaccaaatattttttcgagcaaaataaaattttttttttaactccaactacaaaaagtgaaaaatatcaaataaagtgaaaaatatttcgtTTAAGTggccgtttggccatgaatacATTTTACTTCTTTTCCGAAATTTGATAAAAACACCGAAAAGTTGTTTTCGCTTTCTTTCActccaaatcactcacaaaaattcaaaaacaactccGATTAGCAATCATGACCAAACATAAACATAACTCCAATTTCCAAAcataccatttttcactttgaaaactaaaattatttttttcaaatagctcacaattttcatggccaaaacGGGCCCCTTATATATAACTGCTAAATTCTTCCTAAACTAAAATTTAATAGTATTATATACTCTAAATAAAACTCCAATTCCtcaatacaaaaattaaaactaGAGAATAGTACAACCTTTTCAATTGGTAATTGTAAAAGGTAAATAGTAAAAGAAATCAGGTAAAGTTGCTAGTTTTTACCTAACTCAGTAAAATGGAATACGGCGGAGGTTGATTTGGTAATTTCCGATCACTGTTGCCGATTTTCGAAACCCTAATTCGATGTTTATTTACAGAGAAGGAGCAAAATATTTGTGCTTGACCCGTATATTGCAGTAATTTAGAAAGACAAATTTGCCCCTTGTAttttaggacccgtttggccataagaattattcaattttttttttcacttttttcaaaaactattGTTTGGCgatgaaaattctaaatacaacttgaagtgagttgtatttagaatttgaaaaataagaaaaaatcaagtttttcacttttatcacaatcaaaatAAGTacatttcaataaaaaaaatactatttacaaaaattatggccaaatacaactccaactccaaaatttcaaaaaaaagtgaaaaagtttttggtttctatcgccaaacgcctacttagtatTATTCGTTTGTGTAACATAATTATTATCCTCatattttataagtttttttttttttttaaaccacaATATGTGCTGCAAGTCCAAAATTTCAAGAGAGGTTTTGTGTATTATAAGCCTATTTGAtcaaagtttattttttttaaaaagtgcttattaaaaaaaaagtgaggtgtttggctaagtttttgggagaaaataagtgctttggGAGTTGCAGAAGTTGTTTTTgagaagccaaaaaaaaaaatatagcttTTGCTCAAaagcaacaataacaacaacaacccagtgaaatcccacaacgtgtgATCTGGGGaaggtaaagtgtacgcagaccttaacccagtgaaatcccacaacggcTATTTCGAAAAGACCTTTCAATTCGATAAGATAAAAAGATCGTAAAATAAGGcgaaaaacatttttgagaaaatgacacttagaaacactttttaaaagcttgatcaaacactaattgctgctcaaaagttctttttaaattaattggtcaaacacaaaATGTTTTTGCTAAAAGTACTtatttaaaaagcacttttcaaaataaaacttttctcaaaataatctatttttagaaatttGGCCAAACATACTATTAATTAGTAATCAGATAAACATTTAAACTAGGAAaatagggatctagtagctcagttggttgactaTAAATTTTTACcttattggtgagggttcgaatctcCACGTTATAATCCCCTTTCCTATTTTCCCTTcccttaattaaaaaaaaggcaaaGTGGGTCACATGTGCAGTATAAGTCCAAAACTTCCAGAGTGTTTTTGTGATTCACGTGGGTGGTATTCTAATTAAATATCATAATCAGTCACATTCAATTATTGGGATGtgaaaattaaagaatttaTAGTACCAACATGCTTTAATTAATGGAATATAATATAAGATTAAAGAAAAATCCATAGTGGGTAAAAGTTATATTGATTGGAATATCAATGGGTGAGTGATGAATTCTTCAAATGTAATGCATTTTTGAATGATCCACGGATACAacaacatttttaaaaagtgcGAGCAATATCGGATAAGGGTATGTCTCATACATGAATATTAATATTtactttatctttttatttttgaaaaaaaagaaaaatgagtgtCCTCTCATATACCTTGTAAAGATGTTAGATCAAATTCTTTTTTGATAAATTTGAAATTAGAAGTTTTATCCACTTCATTAATAAAATGAATGAGATTCTTCTATCCATAACTAGAAATTTTAAGTTCGAAGTTTGGGAATGGAGAAATTAAGACTCTCAGTAGAGAGTGTTTACAGTGTGTACTCTTTAATTTGGAGGGGTGGTGGGGTGGTGGGGAGGGTTTAGAGGGTAGAGGGTATACACAATGTGAATTTAAATTGATCGGGCTAATATGCATGATATTAGATGATTGTACAAAAGAAACTCCCAAAATATtagaaattttaaataattagaaccttttttcaaaataaatattcatcCGTAATTctcttacttttttttcttgggaaAAGGACACAAATAGCCATCCGGGTGAAACTATTGACACCATTGGCGTCAAAatcttaaaagtcattttttagcttttttaaaataatttcattttctagCTATTTTTTaactaattccagcatatgtatataaactgtatcattgttgtatatgtatcactattgtatatgtatagaaaatgtatcatacgtatgTAAACTGTATCactgttgtatagaatatgtatcacaaatgtatatgtatagaaaaaaaatgtatcatacgcATACAAAgcgtatcattattgtatagaatatgtatccctaaAATATACgtatagaaaatatattattgttgtataatttgtgtataataaatatataatcaacGTATAattagaaaatgtatcattggtgtataatttatgtttaataaatatataattaatgtatacctactaattatacacatattatacatgttttgggatatttttgaaggctaatatgaatttttttcgtCGATCTTTAGTGGCGAATTTTTGATCTTCCTATTCTTTTTGTAGCGAACTTTTAGTGACGACTTTTCGCTCTTTTGTAGCAATTAAAGTCGGcacaaaaagtctttttttttttcagtagtAAATAAGCTGTTGGGCTAGCGTTTGACATTAATTTGGGCCGAACGACCAAGTCGGGTCATTTGCTCAAAATGGAGCCTTTTTGGACCCCTTTTTCTCCTGTGGTCACACCAtttacttttcccttttttcttcccccctctttctctctctctctctctttttttttttttttttgaagagaaTTCAAAAGAGGGTGAAGGCCCACAACATACCCCATCCACATGATTTATTGGTGGTTTTTGTTtaatcaagaaaacaaattttGCAAATAGCAGCAATCTAGGCAGACTCTAAGTACATccccattttacccctaatCACAATTTTCATTTTCCAAGTTCAaacctttttttctctttgcctGAGAGAGAAAATCAAGAATCACAAATTCAAtctccagaaaaaaaaaagaaaaaaaaaactctcaaaGGCTATTTGCCTTTATTTTACAAAATGGACCCAAAAAAACAATCTTTTTACTAATCCCAGATTTCCCTTTccacaaaaatttcaaaaaaaagaaaaagaaaaaaaagagcaaatgGGAGAAGAAAGCACATCAAAGCCTGATGATAATGCAACTAATAATTATGAGTCACCAGTTATATTAAATGTGTATGATCTTACACCTGCAAATCAGTATACTGTTTGGTTTGGCTTTGGAATCTTTCATTCTGGTATTGAAGGTAACAAAAAAAAGATtgataattttggaaaaaaatagtttttttatttttatttttataatatggtgtgaaattagatatttttttctttgatttgcttatTGTTATCAGAATCTTGATATTTTATTGGGATGTTGTTTTGGGGttgctgaaaaatgaggtataGCAGACACTTAGGGGGgtttggggttggggggggTTAGGCTTTACCATCATATCCTTAAAAAGACAAGAATTTGTTGTGGGGTTGGTTGTTAAAGAGTAAGGGAGTGTTTGGATTTATTAGTAAGATGCTTTTCTGTTTGTTTGATCTTGAATTTGGAGTTATTGGATGAAAATGTTAAAAGTATCTTAATCTTGTTTTGCTTCCTGTGATAACTTATGTTATTAAATGTGGAAACTTTTGTTATTCAGTGTTAAGGTCATGGTTGGATTTTATATGTTTAGATTTAAGGTTGACTCAATTGTCACTGTAGTAGTAGGTGCATTGAGAACTTTGCATCCACCGGCTTAAAATTGCCCGATCTATCTCTGTTTGAGGAGGAGTTTTTCTTATCGATACAATGAAAATCTCGATGGAACTTAGGTGCAAAACCCTAAGCCCTGAAGATGCAAAGGAGAGAGAAAGTGAAAAAATGTGAGGCTGGCTTTCGTTATCaagaatatttatttgagagtgATTTAAATTAAGTGCACTTCTGATCTTTCTTGTATCAGATGTGATTACTTTGATATTACTTTCTTTGCTGTTGGACCAAaagtactttgattatctttttTATCTATGGTAGCTCCTGCTCCTTTTTTCAGACTGCTTTATCATCGCTTATTCGCattcgttattttcattttcatactgctttgaattgcttgtccttatgccgagggtctaccggaaacagcctctctacctcccaaggtaggggtaaggtctgcatacactttACCATCccccctccccagacctcactttttgggatttcactgggtatgttgttgttgggccAAAAGACAAAGGCTTGTAGATCTGCATAGATGTATAAGATAAATGGGGGTTCTGTAATATGCATGGTATTGAGTGATTATCAACTTAAGGGATAAGcagcaataacaacaacaacaacatacccagtgtaatttcATAAGTGAGGTCTAAGGAGGGGAGAGTGTACATAGACCTTACAggaccttgggaggtagagaggttgtttcagGTTGACCCTCGACAACTTAAGGGATAAGCGTGAAGTGATAATTCATAAATGTTGCAAAGGTCATACTTAAATGGATGCtggcatttttctttttcctttttgacaAAGAGGTAAGAGTAAAATGAGTAGCTTATGAAGATTAGTTGCTTGCTAACTAAGAAGCACATGGGGCGTTTTAGAATAAACAACAGTTTACCAGAATCCATGTATAATGGGGAAAAATCATTTTAGTGGATATCAATTCTTCTATGTTATATGAAAGATGCTATTGCTCATTATCATTTAAAGTTTTGGTGTGTACTCACTGTGAGCAATCAATTGCGAGACTCCCATTTTAGTGTTATctgtttttttcctttccatGTAAGGTAGCTACATTGAGatgctacaacaacaacaacatatgtCTGGGGAGGGTAACATGTACGctgaccttacccctatctttgtggggtagagaggttttttccgatagaccctcggctccgAAGAAATATAATCAAAGCAGGacagaaaagaaaattatgacAGCAAAATAACAAGATAAACAAAGCTATCGAAGTAACAGGTAGTAgtaaaaatgaagaataagatattatgtgaatacTAGGTAAGACTACTAAATAAAGAGGAGACTAGCCCCTGCCTCTGTCTCGTAAAAGTGCTACAACACACGGCTACCTGCTGAAGATGTGTCATGTCCTATCGGATCACCTCCCCCAGTTTTTCTTTGGCGtgcctctacctctcctaaaacCTACTATAGCCAAACTCTCACCTCCTTACTGGTGCCACTGCATccctcctcttcacatgcctgaaccatctcagcctcatctcttatgttttacttgtttGGCGCTTCTCTTTTCATTCCTCCCTACAATTTTCTGAATTGTTGAACTGTTGAGGGTCATTCTTAGGAGTGGTAAACGGGCCGGTCGGATCGGATATGGGCGGTCAAAAACGGGTTAAGCAAAAACGGATAAAATATTCGACCTGCCTATATTTAACACGGATAAGAAATGGGTTAACTGACGGATAATAgatatatccataatatccgtattcatattaTCCATGGTTTCAGAAATAGTCAGATGAGAGCACAAGCTAAAAGCCAAAATAAGCTTAGACTGCAATAAAAGCAAtaactcatgaaaaataagaagcAGACAAATGGGTATTGATAATTtgaatatccatattatccataTAATGGGTATCCATATACTTCTTTCCTGCATTGGACCCATTCTCCTCCACCATGTCATTTCTTTAAGCTTCTGAGGACTAGGTGGACTTTCCTCTCTCTTCGCATCCGGTCCCCACGATCAAAATCACAAACGAAAAAGAATAGAAACGAAAGTCCACCTTAAGATTTACTCATAATGTTTCATCCTCATGAAATGCCAGAGAAATGGTGCTCTTTCTGTACGGTAATGGCATCTTTGAGCTTTTACGTTATCTTAGGATGGCTTGTTTGATGATAGGAGGTTATGAACTGAAACCGTCACCTTCAAAATTTGGAGCCATAAGAATTTTACGTTGTAATTTTGCAAGGAAGTGCATAAAAACCCATAGTGGTGTCTACTATGATAAGATGAATATCAAACTGGTCAAATTACTTGAGGAAAATTTGTGCACTTATTTGTCATCAACACAACTTAATtctttcactgggtatgttattttcaagagaaaacaagaaaaatgtcAACACGGATAAACTTTTTAGGTTCTCTTGTATGTGAAGTATACGATTTATAACTAATACATGCTGAATACATTCATATAAAACTTTTCGATATAGCATATTAAATTACCTCTTGTTGATTGGAGTTTGAATGCAAAATTTCCAGTCCATGGCATGGAATACGGATATGGAGCGCATGACTTTCCAATAAGTGGCGTGTTTGAAGTGGAACCTAAGAGCTGTCCTGGTTTCATCTACAGATGTTCCGTTCCATTGGGTCGTATTAAAATGCCTCCTTCTGAATTTCAAGCATTTCTTGAGAATGTGGCTTCTGAATATCACGGGGACACCTATCACCTCATCTCCAAGAACTGTAACCACTTCACAGATGACATAGCACAAAGACTAACAGGGAAAGGGATTCCTGGATGGATAAATCGGCTTGCCAGGGCTGGTACGTACATTTGAGTCACCGAATTCATTTTCCTCTAGTTTTGTCTGTTTTTTGTCCAGATTCATTGTTTCATTGTGATATATTGGCATATATGATATAACCACAGCGAGCACTTAGGTATATGATCTACCTTGGATATCTATGTGTGTGTGGCAATTATTAGTAATTctgagatttgtagaaggcacAATCCTAAGCCTCTTTGCAACCAAGGGTGTGGCCTGGTGATCAATGAATTGGGTGGAGAACCATGAGATCTGAGGTTGAATTCTCAGCGGAGGCAAGCACAATAGGTGATTTCTTCCGATATGTCCAAGCCTTAGGGGATAGAGTTACCCGATACCTGTGCTGGCGGGAGGCAGCAGGTGCCCCGCGGAATTAGTCTAGGTGCGCGCAAGCCGGCCCGGACATCACGgttacaaaaaaaatgaaacattttccCCAGCCTCTTTATTTTGGTGCATCTTAAAAGCTCGTCTTAATGTTGTTATCTGCTCTAATCGACTTTTGTGAGGATTAAGCGCTTgacgtatatgattatgatctcaTCAAGTTGTTTATGTGATCTGATGGAGTTAAACTTCTCCAGGATAAGTAGAACCGATATAAGGAGGGGAAAACTGTATTCTCCTTTTGGGTTGTTTGTCAAAAAGATATATAGTCTCTCTACTTAATGGATGTGAGGTTTCTTACTGATCTTCACTAGTGACTTTAAATCCTTTTTGCTGAACAAAGAGGTTTTGCTGGTTATAAATTTTACATGTTACCATAAGTCTtaggcagtggcggagccagcaATTCAAATAAAGGAAtcccaaaaataaattattatgccaaggggattcaacaacttatatatgcaaaaaaaaaaaaaaaaaaaaaaaaaaaaaaatcatttttgccCTATTTGCATAGTGTAATTTTTTCCTTGAGCCGAGGGCCTAtaggaaacagcctctctaccttctcaacataggggtaaggtctgcgtacactctactctCTACTTGTGGATTACACTGAGTTTGTTGTTGTtacatagtataatttttcaatGAAGGGGGTTCAATTGTACCCCTCTGCCTCCGTCCCTGATCGTCTGCGTCCCTTTCATGTTTCAATAAACTCCCAATGCAATTGCCATTTATGGTGAGTGGATGACATGAGTCTTAAAAAGTgttgattatttttaatttcaggTGCTTTCTGCAGTTGTCTTCTTCCTGAGAGCCTCCAAGTGACAACTGTTAAACAGCTTCCTGAGTACCATCATTGTACAGGTGACATAATCCATATCCTTGTAATGATAAATAGAAAATGCAATAGCTATTCCGCGAATCAGTGTTAATAAATCCATCGTTTCGTTACTTAAAATGATGAAACGAGCGAAGCAAGGGGTTATTACTTTACAGATGAAGCCACGTGCTTCGTGAAAGTTTGCGCTTCAGTCAATGACATGGAAAGTGATTCCAGAAGTGTGGTGGCCAGTTCCTTCAATCTCATCTTTTAGGGGTTGCATTAGTATCTGTATTACATTGGAAACTGcaaatagttattttaattgCAAATTGATCATTCTAGAACTAAATcggtactccctccgtcccattttaatTGTCGTTTTAGCTCAAAATAATTGTcactttaggaattcaagactaAAGTTGGCAATTAttttgattaagcaccgggtgtccgagtctctttgagccccGACTAATCCCAGGGGTGCACGAGCCCTCGGCAAGGAGTTTCCCGCAAGTGCACCACGGTTAATTTTTCCCCGATCGATGGCCCTCGAAATTGTTTGCACCCGGCGGGGCttcgaacttgagaccttgaaaggagcaccccaaggctcAAGTCAATTGCCACGAACCCAACTCTTTGACTAAAGTTGGCAATTATTTTCAACTATATACCTTAACATTAAAGAAGTAGTTCTTTTTAATAATGCtcaattttcaaaaaacatATGATAACTTTGTAAACTATACCATCTATCTATTGTTTCCCTTAATGGGGCAGCGAAAGAGCTAAAGTGACAGTTAAAattggatggagggagtattttttaaTGTCGTGAATTGTGCACTTCACTTCAAAGAAGTGTGCCTTTCCCTTCTCGCTTTTCACTTCGGATCCATAGACCTTGTCACTTTTTTTCGTTCTTCACTTTTAGAACTGCTTGAATAACAGTTATGATCTCCCATATTATATGTTCATTCAATAACaagacacttttctttttatcagaAGAAGATGGGAGTGGGTCAATGTCATCTACAACACTCCATGAACCAACTGAAAGCGATGACGGAGATCAAGATAAGCACTTGTTATCGCCTCCTGTTGGAAGTCGTGAAGTGGCTTTTATAAGGGAGGTCCAAAGGTGAAACATGTTGACTGAATGAGGCTGGATTGAAGTACTTGCAGGGGGATTCAATATGTATTATTGGTTTATTAAAGGCTGTCGACTCGTCCAATGCAGCCACTGCTCAAATTGTCCATTTGCTCTATGAATTACTAGTTCATTGATTTTCACGTCTCTTCCTTTTAGTTATTAAGCTTTCTTTAGTGTGCAAGATGTATTAGTTAAAGTGACAGGATTGTGATATGTTGAGCTACGCCTTTGCTAGAGGTCTCTCACAAATATCCATGTAAACATTCTGAGTTTGGAAGATGCAACAGTCCAGTATTTGTGAAAAATGAGAGACCTGACAGTTATTTTAGTTCCAGATAACACAGAGGAAATGACCTCCTTAATCAGTtgcaatttgaatagaaaaaaatgaTCGCACAAAAATCTTTTGTATTTTATTGACTAATCCTCCTGTGGAAACCTATGTTTTATTTACTGATCTCCTGTGAAAAGGGGGGCTATATGACTGAAAAAAAACTTGTAATGTGCCATAAAATTGATATCCCCGGATGCATATCTGTTTGTTTTCTGATAGTGGCTTCTTGTGGCTGCTGTTTTGATAACTTGTGAAAAAGGAATTGCATGCTATTCAATCAAAGTAAATCATGTCTTTACTTATCAAATAGTATAAAATAAATACCCAAAACATCGTTGTCCCCTTGATCAGATAATACAGCAGCAGGCATAAAATGACTGCTGAACAATGTAAAGACACAATATTAGAAGGTGAATCAGTCAGTACGCGTTTCTGCTAATCTTCAGTGCTTCAACACATTTAACAGTGATAATGCAGATTCTCCATATTTGTGCAATAAGTGTGCATATGAAAGTTGCCAATAGAAGTGCAACTTATGATTTCCCCTCAAGACCCAACTTTGAAGTTAGCCAAGCACAAACTTCATCCATCTCCTCTGGGATTGTGTAGTGGCCAAGTCTGTCAAATAGAAGTCAAAAGATTCAGTAATATTTTCCGTACCAAGGACGGACTAGTATAGGTAGAAAATACATACGCGGTGTAGGATTTGAACGTCACATCTTGAAATCCGCATGAACGTAACTTCTGGGAAGACTTTTCACCAAATTTATATGGAACAACATCATCTCCTGAGTCAATCAAACATAAACATATCAGCTTTGACTGTAGATCAAGATCTAGCACCGATACCAGCCCAAAAACTATGCTTGAGAAGATGCAAAGGCTTCAAGCAAAAATCTCTCTTTGCAGAAACTGCCTTGCTATTAAAAGCACGGCAGCAAGATTATCATGTTGATATGCACGTTTAACGTTTGATATCCAAATGCAAATTCATAAATACACCTTTGTTCATAAGAGAATATAGTCAAATACTATCGGAAAGGAGAAAATgaaagatagaaaagaaaagactAGATCCTCAGGAAATGGTTACAGCAAGAAGGAAAAACTTCATTTCATCAATCAAAAGAGCGCCCTTCTTTATGAGTCTCGGAAAGTAAAgagcgtgtgtgtgtgtttgtgtgtctCTCTAGTAAGGGAATAACCAAGAAAGACATGTAGATATTAAATATTCTGCATTTTGATTTACATATTGTAGAGGACGAAGTAAAACcaatttctttatatttttttttttaattttttatattttttatattgcccTCCTATGAATTTCTTAAGGCCATTGTTTTCCTTTCTCAATctcatatttcttttgaaactGTTTAATCTATCTAAAACTCATCTTTACCTGAAGATAAACCTAATGTAAGCGTAACAACAACTAAGCTTTAATTATAAGTAGTGGTATCACCTATATGGATTCCTTATTTCATCGTGCTCCGTTATTAACTATAAATTCGCATCCTGAGAGATTCTAAGCTTACCTCCATGTGATTTTATGCTACCGTCCTTATTAGTACCTTCAACCATCATTTTATCCCATCCGCAGATTAGTTGTACTTGGAAATctagtaaaatatatatatgctctaCTTGAACCCTTTGTCCCATTTGATTGTGTTTAATTTTGTGTATTGTGTACAATCGCACATCCAACTTCATATGTATTTTAGAACACTCAGCTTGTGGATATGGTGGGCCCTAGAGGCCCAACATTTGCTCTCGATTCCCCAGCCATCTAATGTAGCTTTGCACTGATGAGCAATTGCAACCTTCTTCCAATGAACACAATTGGGATAATTGATCAATAA
It includes:
- the LOC132031031 gene encoding deSI-like protein At4g17486 isoform X1, producing MGEESTSKPDDNATNNYESPVILNVYDLTPANQYTVWFGFGIFHSGIEVHGMEYGYGAHDFPISGVFEVEPKSCPGFIYRCSVPLGRIKMPPSEFQAFLENVASEYHGDTYHLISKNCNHFTDDIAQRLTGKGIPGWINRLARAGAFCSCLLPESLQVTTVKQLPEYHHCTEEDGSGSMSSTTLHEPTESDDGDQDKHLLSPPVGSREVAFIREVQR
- the LOC132031031 gene encoding deSI-like protein At4g17486 isoform X2; protein product: MGEESTSKPDDNATNNYESPVILNVYDLTPANQYTVWFGFGIFHSGIEVHGMEYGYGAHDFPISGVFEVEPKSCPGFIYRCSVPLGRIKMPPSEFQAFLENVASEYHGDTYHLISKNCNHFTDDIAQRLTGKGIPGWINRLARAEEDGSGSMSSTTLHEPTESDDGDQDKHLLSPPVGSREVAFIREVQR